The genomic stretch AATACGTAAGCAACACTCAACATCAGACCAAGTAATGTACCTAATACTAGAATAAGCGCACGTTTTGGCTTATCACGTGTTTGAGGTAACTTAGGTTCGTCAGTGAAGCGATAGAAGTTAAAGTCATCAAGTTGCATCGTGTCGTTAAAGTGACGCCATTTCTTGATCAATAATGCGTTACCACTCATAGCTGTAGCATGAGAATCGTAGTTTGCGAGCTGCTGAATTAATACAAATCGTTCAGCGGCTAAAATTTCATAACCTTTAGTGTATTCTGGTGCTGATTCTAATGGGATGCTTTGCGTGACAAAGTTTTTAATATTAGCTTGTTTGGCTATTTTAATATTCTGCTCAAGGGCATATATTCTTTGTTCAAGTAGTACTCTTTCATGGTTAACATAACTTTGTTCATAATTAACCACCTGTTGTATCGCCAAATCTAGATCCGAGTGTATCTGATCGCGAATACGTTCCATCATCAGGGCGTTAATGAAATCGAGATACGCTTGATTAAGTACTAATGCATCTTGAGGTTTAATAGCACTAATACTGATACTAGTACCAATTTTGTCATTAAAGTTAACTTTCTTTTGATTTTCAGCGGTGAAAGTAATGTTGTCTTCAACCCAGTCATAAGCGTAGTTATTTTGTTCAATCTCATCGAGATTTTCTTCAGTAACGACAGTTTTAAATAAAGGCTGCATTTTGAAAAATTTTACTTGGTTCGTTGTCATCCGCGCTTCACTAATAAATAGCTCGTGCAATTCTTTGATGTTAGGTAATTCTTTGTTGTTGTTGTTGTTGTTGTTGTTGTTGTTGTTATTAGTCGTAATATTGATGACTTGTTCTGTCGTAACTTGCTCTCTGGTACTTATTTCAGCACTTTTATTGAGCGTGCTAATACCTTCGTTTACAAATACACGATTAAGATTATATTGTTTAACGTTTCTTGAGGTTGGTGTATCAACAGTTGTGCTCACTGACCATGTTTCTGTTGCGTTGAGCGCATAGATAAGTGAGGTAACCATAAATATAAATGTAACAGAAATGATTTTAAGCTTTTCTTGCCATAAAGTTGAAAACAGTTCGAAAAGATCTATCTCGTCGTTATTATCATGCGGGATATGCTGTTGGGGAAGGTTATTCATTCAGTTCTCTAGGTTAACGTCAATGAGTTATGATCAATTTAATGATGCAATAACGCTGGAATTAGGTCGATTTAGCAGGCATTTTACGTTACTTAAGTAAGTAATGAAAGTATTACAAACAGAGCGCTGACACACGGTTACAAAATAATGGCATTGTATTGACTTGGATATTGTATAATTCCACATGCCAAAGGTTTTAAACTATGCCATACCTGGTTTTTAAAGTCATACCTGATTTTTAAAGTTATACCTGTATCTAATAGTTAATACTTAGATTGGCTTAATTTAACCTTTGTAACCAATAGGTAGTAGCTAAATTGCTTGCTCAAATGGGATAGTTATGCGAACATAGCGTCGTTTTTGAGTGTAAATAGAAAGTAATAAATAGAAAGTAATAAATAGAGTGTTTGTTTGTAATACTTTATGGTTGTGTTAATTATTATAATTTAATGAGTCATCGGTCTTGGGGTACTGCAACCCTAGGGCGGTAGCGTGCTTGTTGATACAATAAATTAATACTTTACTCTATTTCGCTATTTCGCTATTTCGCTATTTCGCTATTGTCGCATTACCGCGTATAACCCCGTCACTATAAAATATAACTCTGGATATTATGAATCATTATAAAAGATTATTGGTGGCTGCGGCCTTACCTATAATACTAGCGGGTTGTACTGTACCTGGCTCTTATCTGAACGTAGATAGCTTAAATATAGACGTTCAACAAACATCTGCAAAAAATAATGATAATAATTACGGAGATAGCTCAGAAAGTGTTGATATTTTAGATCGCGTTAATTTATATCCATTAACGGCAGACAAAATGGCGACCTACAAAGCGCCGCGCCAAAGTGCACAGATTAATCCGGCATTAGATGCCAAGCTAGCGGCGTATGAATACCGCGTTGGTGCGGGTGATATTTTAAATGTGACTATTTGGGATCACCCTGAATTAACGATTCCTGCAGGTTCTTACCGTAGTGCCAGTGAATCGGGTAACTGGGTACACGCAGACGGTACTATTTT from Moritella marina ATCC 15381 encodes the following:
- a CDS encoding LPS O-antigen chain length determinant protein WzzB, giving the protein MNNLPQQHIPHDNNDEIDLFELFSTLWQEKLKIISVTFIFMVTSLIYALNATETWSVSTTVDTPTSRNVKQYNLNRVFVNEGISTLNKSAEISTREQVTTEQVINITTNNNNNNNNNNNNKELPNIKELHELFISEARMTTNQVKFFKMQPLFKTVVTEENLDEIEQNNYAYDWVEDNITFTAENQKKVNFNDKIGTSISISAIKPQDALVLNQAYLDFINALMMERIRDQIHSDLDLAIQQVVNYEQSYVNHERVLLEQRIYALEQNIKIAKQANIKNFVTQSIPLESAPEYTKGYEILAAERFVLIQQLANYDSHATAMSGNALLIKKWRHFNDTMQLDDFNFYRFTDEPKLPQTRDKPKRALILVLGTLLGLMLSVAYVLVMSAVRNHRNTKEA